From a single Okeanomitos corallinicola TIOX110 genomic region:
- the def gene encoding peptide deformylase has protein sequence MNQNLPVIQLGNPKLRQKSLWVENIEDKNIQSLIDNLIATVNQANGVGIAAPQVGESYRLFIVASRPNSRYPNAPEMQPTAMINPKIISHSPEIVKGWEGCLSVPGIRGLVPRFQKIEVEYSDRNGDFKKQELTDFIARIFQHEYDHLQGMVFLDRVESVNDLMTEAEYQQRIVNKT, from the coding sequence ATGAATCAAAACTTACCAGTTATTCAATTAGGTAATCCTAAATTACGCCAAAAATCCCTGTGGGTGGAAAATATTGAGGATAAAAATATCCAATCACTAATTGATAATTTAATTGCTACTGTAAATCAAGCTAATGGTGTGGGAATTGCTGCACCCCAAGTAGGAGAATCTTATCGCTTATTTATTGTTGCTTCTCGTCCTAATTCTAGATATCCAAATGCACCGGAAATGCAGCCTACTGCAATGATTAATCCCAAAATTATCAGCCATTCTCCTGAAATTGTCAAAGGTTGGGAAGGTTGTTTAAGTGTGCCAGGAATTAGGGGTTTAGTTCCTAGATTTCAAAAAATTGAAGTTGAATATTCTGATAGAAATGGCGATTTTAAAAAACAAGAATTAACTGATTTTATCGCTCGGATTTTTCAGCATGAATATGATCATTTACAAGGAATGGTATTTTTAGATCGGGTAGAATCTGTTAATGATTTAATGACAGAAGCTGAATATCAACAGCGGATAGTTAATAAAACTTAA
- the dhaK gene encoding dihydroxyacetone kinase subunit DhaK yields MKKLINRPEDFVKESLAGMAAAHAGLIKVNFEPTFVYRADAPVQGKVAIISGGGSGHEPMHAGFVGMGMLDAACPGEVFTSPTPDQMLAAAQQVNGGAGILYIVKNYSGDVMNFEMATELARSEDIRTLNIIIDDDVAVKDSLFTQGRRGVGTTVLAEKICGAAAAQGYDLQQIADLCKKVNLHGRSVGVALSSCTVPAKGTPTFALGDNEIELGIGIHGEPGRERVSMRSGDEITEILWRTLIDDSGYNRTVREWDENQTGWVDIQLLNKPWEKGDRFLAFVNSMGGTPVSELYLVYRKLAQLCEQEGLQIVRNLIGPYMTSLEMQGCSITLLKLDEEMLRLWDAPVKTASLRWGV; encoded by the coding sequence ATGAAAAAGCTAATTAATCGCCCAGAAGACTTTGTTAAGGAAAGTCTAGCAGGAATGGCTGCGGCTCATGCTGGTTTAATTAAGGTAAATTTTGAGCCGACTTTTGTCTATCGTGCGGATGCACCTGTACAGGGTAAAGTAGCAATTATTTCTGGTGGTGGCAGTGGTCATGAACCAATGCACGCGGGTTTTGTAGGAATGGGAATGCTTGATGCTGCTTGTCCAGGGGAGGTTTTTACTTCACCTACTCCTGATCAAATGTTAGCGGCAGCACAGCAGGTCAATGGAGGTGCTGGTATTCTTTATATCGTTAAAAATTATAGTGGCGATGTGATGAATTTTGAAATGGCCACGGAATTAGCTAGAAGTGAAGATATCCGCACCTTAAATATAATTATTGACGATGATGTGGCTGTCAAAGATAGTTTATTTACCCAAGGTAGAAGAGGGGTAGGGACAACGGTACTGGCAGAAAAAATCTGTGGCGCGGCAGCAGCCCAAGGTTATGATTTACAACAAATTGCGGATTTGTGCAAAAAGGTAAATCTGCATGGTCGTAGTGTGGGAGTGGCTTTAAGTTCTTGTACTGTTCCTGCTAAGGGTACACCGACCTTTGCTTTAGGGGATAATGAAATCGAATTGGGGATAGGAATTCATGGAGAACCGGGAAGGGAAAGGGTTTCTATGAGATCGGGGGATGAAATTACGGAAATTTTGTGGAGAACCCTAATTGATGATAGTGGCTATAATCGCACAGTTAGGGAGTGGGACGAAAATCAAACAGGATGGGTAGATATACAACTGTTAAATAAACCCTGGGAAAAAGGCGATCGCTTCTTAGCTTTTGTTAACAGTATGGGTGGGACTCCCGTTTCTGAACTTTACCTTGTCTACCGCAAACTAGCACAACTCTGTGAACAGGAAGGGTTACAAATCGTCAGAAATCTGATTGGGCCCTACATGACATCCTTAGAAATGCAAGGTTGTTCTATTACTCTGCTCAAGTTAGATGAGGAAATGTTACGGTTATGGGATGCACCAGTAAAAACCGCTAGTTTACGCTGGGGAGTTTAA
- a CDS encoding caspase family protein has translation MTEKFIHGYALLIGVGESAYSKLSLPVTVKDTQAIYAALIDPELCAYPDDKDHIRILNDKDATKAGILDGLNWLKEKAESDPDANVFVYYSGHGWLHKTTNRYYFLQHDIKPTKLASSALPAEDFTSVLRQIQAERLFVVIDSCHAAGMTNSKDADLELDEEFDDFIRVAPSKGVTDEWKQSKGWAIFTSSEGEQKSWIKDEKISIYTYHFLEALQGAGNKPGDTDVKVSHIMNHLDNSVSKTALQLYNVEQIPCFNLDTKGDFKIAKLRGGKGLPDKGWEEVKPEATQTINKIGQIIGKQEAEKIINLDSVDSFHFGDVIHKS, from the coding sequence ATGACAGAGAAATTTATTCACGGTTACGCCTTACTAATAGGTGTTGGAGAATCTGCTTATAGTAAATTGTCTTTGCCTGTAACTGTTAAAGATACCCAGGCAATTTACGCTGCATTAATTGATCCTGAATTGTGTGCTTATCCTGATGACAAGGATCATATTCGGATACTCAATGACAAAGATGCAACCAAAGCTGGTATTTTAGATGGATTAAATTGGTTAAAAGAAAAAGCAGAATCTGATCCTGATGCTAATGTATTTGTTTACTATTCCGGACATGGCTGGTTACATAAAACAACAAATCGTTATTATTTCCTACAACATGATATAAAGCCTACTAAACTAGCTAGTTCTGCATTACCGGCTGAGGATTTCACATCTGTCTTGCGACAAATACAGGCTGAACGTTTGTTTGTCGTTATTGATAGTTGTCATGCAGCAGGAATGACAAATTCTAAAGATGCTGATTTAGAACTTGATGAAGAATTTGATGATTTTATCCGAGTTGCTCCATCCAAAGGTGTAACTGATGAATGGAAACAAAGCAAAGGATGGGCTATTTTTACATCCTCTGAAGGTGAGCAAAAATCTTGGATAAAAGATGAAAAAATTAGTATTTATACTTATCATTTTTTGGAAGCTTTGCAAGGTGCGGGAAACAAACCAGGAGATACAGATGTTAAAGTTTCCCATATAATGAACCATCTTGACAACTCAGTTAGCAAAACTGCGCTTCAGTTGTACAACGTAGAACAAATTCCTTGTTTTAATTTAGATACAAAAGGAGATTTTAAAATTGCCAAGCTTCGAGGTGGTAAGGGTTTACCTGATAAAGGATGGGAAGAAGTTAAGCCTGAAGCGACACAGACTATTAACAAAATTGGGCAAATCATAGGTAAGCAGGAAGCAGAAAAAATTATCAATCTTGATAGCGTTGATAGTTTTCATTTTGGTGATGTAATTCATAAAAGTTAA
- a CDS encoding AAA domain-containing protein has product MNGVSKINAILDAWLEYVHLDDYSKAREEASSDKVQLRGINLVNDNLLIDADIFSKLQQKVKQVQKGKQETVWVLSFPQIIDVDNKKSYLYPLFSLDLTSILKGDYQEQGWNLDSLTLTEAGDNLATYLRMDDEQREKLITKDGLRRFLETTFELTFDSYQNWMERVNIPPRYRETIQRQPYLFEFTGLPYHYNLRQDLKEIKSGAKNWSTGHPAFEYLFGEPKPAKEEVMYMGAFPTNKPPTNSQSTALKHAQSEPITAVQGPPGSGKTTLILHVIAQQVVKRALNLIETGKDINNLTVVSSANKKAVDNVIEKLDEFFQGNLFYLKGGSKDNIESPNGAIIQLQKAINFLQTNDFDEELNHSLKQKITQIKDELLAEESRYLELSHQRHLDTERHKHLLDKFQTLQHHLDEIVADLIPLQQRARDLADYNQLPIQSYSFINKHFDQAESQLLKLSQRKRNWLFRLLYWLTGNTEEKIIHHLNSVCQSAILQTSATIFPIKPPTSRLDIIQQATLVIKIIDKANELKSLQQRLAEKYNDRDNTNKQKDDVHRELQLLEIRLANPLDDFYASFHQKLHDKQQELFKLSYEFLIQQALYNKHNIKQTLELYSTLLSEKYNYKPKSEIAKNLDKHIKNLSLFFPVITCTLLSIRKMIPWIEECVDRTIIDEAGMIDQHKAFPLLVRSHKAIIVGDPLQIEPIINLSDQRRESYRQTAFINRGLTDKDYHRFSPEEEYSATTYHRAAGASGEGEDNGQGIILKEHFRCQPSIIQFCNQIANYGLEIKTAPVNSLLDSHLIAYDVDGNIVNNVNQEEVSAVCEIIEHLQKQGYSLEDIGVISAFRAQANALKEAIRKKFPQFKKEYVGTIHTFQGSEKKVIILSTKVCRPQDNISWINKRPNLLNVAVSRAKELFILVGNLYRLEKGNLTRQLVQHIRENGDVLEYKSEAEIPEIEPGTIPVYDCDHLKVFKEAIEQAQEELIIVTPWIRGTESKLFVNNVVSVLERGVKLTVIYGHKGNEENDDNDAKTENNLRYLISQYSGSQLHRLGEGKYTESRGTNERILICDTKFAVIGSWNWLSHPYRNKCIKSSSLDIKPQIRRDTSIKFSELSSIENVKAGIYQLITQ; this is encoded by the coding sequence TTGAACGGAGTTAGTAAGATAAATGCTATTCTTGACGCATGGTTAGAATATGTTCATTTAGATGATTATAGTAAAGCTAGAGAAGAAGCTAGTAGTGATAAAGTTCAACTGCGTGGTATCAATTTAGTAAATGATAATCTGTTAATTGACGCGGATATTTTTTCAAAACTGCAACAGAAAGTTAAGCAAGTCCAAAAGGGTAAACAGGAAACTGTTTGGGTTTTATCTTTTCCGCAAATTATAGATGTAGACAATAAAAAATCTTATTTGTATCCTCTGTTTAGTTTAGATTTGACTTCTATTCTCAAAGGAGATTATCAAGAACAGGGATGGAATTTAGATAGCTTGACACTCACAGAAGCTGGAGATAATCTAGCCACGTATCTGAGAATGGATGATGAACAGCGCGAAAAATTAATTACTAAAGATGGCCTTAGAAGGTTTCTAGAAACAACTTTTGAATTAACATTTGATAGCTATCAGAATTGGATGGAGAGAGTTAATATACCTCCACGCTATCGTGAAACAATTCAACGTCAACCCTATTTATTCGAGTTTACAGGATTGCCATATCATTATAATCTCCGGCAAGACTTGAAAGAGATCAAATCAGGTGCGAAAAATTGGTCAACAGGACATCCGGCATTTGAATATTTATTTGGTGAGCCTAAGCCAGCAAAAGAAGAAGTTATGTATATGGGAGCTTTCCCAACAAATAAGCCACCCACTAATTCACAATCAACAGCACTGAAACACGCCCAAAGTGAACCTATAACAGCAGTACAAGGTCCACCTGGTTCTGGTAAAACTACTCTCATTCTTCATGTTATTGCTCAACAGGTAGTTAAACGCGCACTCAATCTAATTGAAACTGGTAAAGACATTAATAATTTAACAGTAGTTAGCAGTGCTAATAAGAAAGCAGTTGATAATGTAATTGAAAAACTAGATGAATTTTTTCAAGGTAACTTATTTTATCTCAAAGGAGGTAGTAAAGATAATATAGAATCGCCTAATGGAGCTATTATACAATTACAAAAAGCAATCAATTTTTTACAAACAAATGATTTCGATGAAGAATTAAATCATTCACTAAAACAAAAAATTACACAAATTAAAGATGAATTATTAGCAGAAGAATCTAGATATTTGGAGTTAAGTCATCAACGACATTTAGATACAGAACGACATAAACATCTGTTAGATAAATTTCAAACCTTGCAACATCATTTAGATGAAATTGTCGCCGATTTAATTCCTTTACAGCAACGAGCTAGAGATTTAGCAGATTATAATCAGTTACCAATACAATCTTATAGTTTTATCAATAAACATTTTGATCAAGCTGAATCACAACTATTGAAATTGTCACAAAGAAAGCGAAATTGGTTGTTTCGCCTTTTGTATTGGCTAACTGGTAACACAGAAGAAAAAATCATACATCACCTAAATTCAGTTTGTCAATCAGCTATATTACAAACATCTGCAACTATTTTTCCAATCAAACCACCTACAAGTCGTCTTGATATAATTCAACAAGCAACCCTAGTTATAAAAATAATAGATAAGGCAAATGAGTTAAAAAGTTTGCAACAAAGATTAGCAGAAAAGTATAACGATAGAGACAATACCAATAAGCAGAAGGATGATGTTCATAGGGAATTACAGTTACTAGAAATTAGGTTGGCAAATCCACTAGATGATTTTTATGCCTCCTTTCATCAGAAACTCCATGACAAGCAACAAGAGTTATTTAAGCTATCTTATGAATTTTTGATTCAGCAAGCACTCTACAACAAACACAATATCAAACAAACTTTAGAACTTTATTCTACTCTTCTTTCAGAAAAATACAACTATAAACCTAAATCTGAGATAGCCAAAAATTTAGATAAACATATAAAAAATCTCAGCTTATTTTTCCCAGTAATCACCTGTACATTGCTTTCCATCCGCAAAATGATTCCGTGGATTGAGGAATGTGTTGACCGCACGATTATAGACGAAGCAGGAATGATTGACCAACATAAAGCTTTTCCTTTATTGGTGCGATCGCACAAAGCTATTATTGTTGGAGATCCTCTACAAATTGAGCCAATTATTAATCTCAGTGACCAGAGACGTGAAAGTTATCGTCAAACAGCATTTATTAACAGAGGATTGACTGATAAAGATTACCATCGTTTTAGTCCAGAAGAAGAATATAGTGCTACCACCTATCATCGTGCTGCTGGTGCAAGTGGAGAAGGTGAAGATAATGGACAAGGAATTATTTTGAAGGAACATTTCCGTTGTCAACCTAGTATTATTCAATTTTGTAATCAAATTGCTAACTACGGTTTGGAAATAAAAACAGCACCAGTAAATTCTTTATTAGACTCACACTTAATTGCTTACGATGTTGATGGTAATATTGTCAATAATGTTAATCAAGAAGAAGTAAGTGCTGTATGTGAGATAATTGAGCATTTACAGAAACAAGGTTATTCATTAGAAGATATCGGTGTCATATCAGCATTTCGCGCTCAAGCCAATGCTCTCAAAGAAGCTATACGCAAAAAATTTCCTCAATTTAAGAAAGAGTATGTTGGTACAATTCATACTTTTCAAGGTTCTGAAAAGAAAGTTATTATACTATCTACAAAAGTTTGCCGACCACAAGATAATATTTCCTGGATCAACAAACGTCCAAATCTTTTGAATGTTGCTGTATCAAGAGCCAAAGAACTATTTATTTTGGTTGGTAATCTTTATAGACTCGAAAAAGGTAATCTGACTCGTCAGCTTGTGCAACACATTCGAGAAAATGGAGATGTCTTAGAATATAAATCAGAAGCAGAAATTCCTGAAATTGAGCCAGGAACTATTCCAGTTTATGACTGTGATCATTTAAAAGTCTTCAAAGAAGCTATAGAGCAGGCACAAGAAGAATTAATCATTGTCACTCCTTGGATTCGAGGAACTGAATCAAAGCTATTTGTTAATAATGTTGTTTCAGTTTTAGAAAGAGGAGTGAAATTAACAGTAATTTATGGACATAAAGGCAACGAAGAAAATGATGATAACGATGCCAAAACTGAGAATAATTTGAGATATCTAATATCTCAATATTCAGGTTCACAATTACATCGTTTAGGTGAAGGAAAATATACAGAAAGTAGAGGAACGAATGAAAGGATTTTGATTTGCGATACCAAGTTTGCCGTTATAGGAAGTTGGAATTGGCTTTCTCATCCTTATAGAAATAAGTGCATTAAATCGTCATCATTAGATATTAAGCCTCAAATTCGCCGAGATACAAGTATAAAATTCTCCGAATTATCCTCTATTGAGAATGTAAAAGCAGGAATTTATCAACTAATTACACAATAA
- a CDS encoding DUF2235 domain-containing protein, which produces MKRLVLVCDGTWQKATVNCPTNVMKMAQSIRPFDDDNISQIVYYSDGIGTDYLISEPTNTSLNIDIVQLSSKYLGGSFGWGIDNRILEAYQFLCLNYQKGDQIYLFGFSRGAYTVRSLAGLIYCSGLLKKEFINKITDAYNLYRDPEKKPQDEQCIEFRNNYGTVDYKNRETVPIKVLGCWDTVGSLGFPNLIEDVGLDKLLNKKYGFHDRRINRDIENAFHAVAIDEKRLAFDVTRMELPNNGSNVNIEQVWFPGNHGCVGGGTQETQGLANCALLWMIRRVESLTNSLSLDQDYISKIIPDHSIYFDNTPRSFFFILDQNFRIIDDFSNLHHSVKKRWCDDQDYRPQNLEKFQDQLNDWCQSNRS; this is translated from the coding sequence ATGAAACGTCTTGTTTTAGTCTGTGATGGAACATGGCAAAAAGCGACTGTAAATTGTCCAACAAATGTCATGAAAATGGCTCAATCTATTAGGCCATTTGATGATGACAACATTTCCCAGATTGTATACTATAGCGATGGAATTGGTACTGACTATTTAATTAGTGAACCAACAAACACATCATTAAATATAGATATTGTCCAATTATCTAGCAAGTATCTGGGAGGTTCTTTTGGTTGGGGAATTGATAATAGGATACTAGAGGCTTACCAGTTTTTGTGTCTAAATTATCAAAAAGGAGACCAAATATATCTATTTGGTTTTAGTCGTGGTGCATATACAGTGCGTTCTTTAGCAGGATTGATCTACTGTTCAGGATTATTAAAAAAGGAATTTATCAATAAAATCACAGATGCTTATAATCTTTACCGAGATCCAGAGAAGAAACCTCAAGATGAACAATGCATAGAGTTTCGTAATAACTATGGGACTGTAGACTATAAAAATAGAGAGACAGTACCTATTAAAGTTTTAGGGTGCTGGGATACTGTTGGTTCATTAGGTTTTCCAAATCTAATTGAGGATGTAGGTTTGGATAAATTATTAAATAAGAAATATGGGTTTCACGACCGGAGAATTAATCGTGACATAGAAAACGCCTTTCATGCAGTAGCAATTGATGAAAAGCGTCTAGCATTTGATGTCACCCGAATGGAACTACCTAATAATGGTAGCAATGTAAACATAGAACAAGTGTGGTTTCCTGGTAATCATGGTTGCGTTGGTGGAGGAACTCAAGAGACTCAAGGTTTAGCTAATTGTGCTTTGCTTTGGATGATTCGACGAGTTGAATCATTAACAAATTCTCTATCTCTGGATCAGGATTATATCAGCAAAATAATACCAGATCATAGCATCTATTTTGATAATACTCCTAGAAGTTTTTTCTTTATTCTAGACCAAAACTTCCGTATCATAGATGATTTTTCCAACTTGCATCACAGTGTCAAGAAGCGATGGTGTGATGATCAAGATTATCGTCCTCAAAATCTAGAAAAATTTCAAGATCAATTAAATGATTGGTGTCAGTCAAATCGTAGTTAG
- a CDS encoding GUN4 domain-containing protein: MNKDDLETLVDRIANEQYTAEDIKLLQQLLTDNPQIASQIGKNIVNIGEGKEIHIGDRIYQQWDEQVIQTLIEFIKNQSDSIPLLPKELPQEEYIRLKNLLASGGWRKANETTKSILLKAAKREKEGWLTDENIQNFPCQVLQVIDRLWVRYSNQRFGFSVHKQIFNECEKDPQAFGNRVGWCIQETWISSSQIIFDPSHAPEGHLPWGVMQVVTMDNAALNAFVHGLRNTTKKIVQQDWQKQLLADFMAFGGFVTGDNVDKEEFRRNLEYELSHDQAWWEGERLEELKVRKLFSLLAACPNL, from the coding sequence ATGAATAAAGATGATCTAGAAACTCTTGTTGACAGAATTGCTAATGAGCAATACACGGCAGAGGATATAAAATTATTACAACAACTGCTTACTGATAATCCCCAAATAGCATCACAAATAGGTAAGAATATTGTCAATATTGGGGAAGGTAAAGAAATTCATATAGGCGATCGCATTTACCAACAGTGGGATGAACAGGTGATCCAAACTTTAATTGAATTTATCAAAAATCAATCTGATTCTATACCTCTGCTTCCTAAAGAACTACCGCAGGAAGAGTACATTCGCTTGAAAAATCTGCTAGCATCAGGAGGGTGGAGAAAAGCCAATGAGACGACTAAATCTATTCTCCTGAAAGCAGCCAAGAGAGAAAAGGAAGGCTGGCTTACCGACGAAAACATCCAAAACTTCCCTTGTCAAGTTCTCCAAGTTATTGATCGCCTGTGGGTGAGGTACAGCAATCAGCGTTTTGGGTTCAGTGTACACAAGCAAATATTCAATGAATGCGAAAAAGATCCACAAGCATTTGGCAATCGCGTTGGCTGGTGCATACAAGAAACTTGGATTTCCTCTAGCCAAATTATTTTCGACCCTAGCCATGCACCAGAAGGTCATCTCCCTTGGGGAGTTATGCAGGTTGTGACAATGGATAATGCAGCTTTAAATGCTTTTGTTCATGGACTGCGAAACACCACAAAAAAAATTGTACAACAGGATTGGCAAAAACAACTTCTGGCTGATTTTATGGCATTTGGTGGATTTGTGACAGGTGACAATGTTGATAAAGAGGAGTTTAGGAGAAATTTGGAGTACGAACTCTCTCATGATCAAGCATGGTGGGAAGGAGAAAGGCTAGAAGAGTTGAAAGTCCGCAAACTTTTTTCATTACTGGCTGCTTGTCCAAATCTATAA
- a CDS encoding HhoA/HhoB/HtrA family serine endopeptidase, which yields MNKKYHDPEGHNFDSSANLNPKRAKIRFGLLITGLATLVVSGCSNFNSRTLEAERSNSQIQRNTSSTSVAPPPIIASTGDPNFVVAVVQKVGGAVVRIDAARTVTSQVPNEFSDPFFQRFFGNRIPQPTERVERGSGSGFIINSSGQILTNSHVVDGADKVTVTLKDGRRFDGEVLGEDPVTDVAVIQIKANNLPTLAVGDSNTLQPGEPVIAIGNPLGLNNTVTSGIISATDRSSSDIGASDKRVDYLQTDAAINPGNSGGPLLNSRGEVIGMNTAIIQGAQGLGFAIPMNTVQKIAQELISKGRVDHPYLGVQMITLTPEIKERIINRTGGRVNIVSNQGVLLVRIIPQSPAARGGLRGGDVVTSINNQTITNVEEIQKIVENSQIGTPLVMEVERNGQPLKLTVSPAPLPVRSQN from the coding sequence ATGAATAAAAAATATCATGATCCAGAAGGCCACAATTTTGATTCCAGTGCTAATTTAAATCCGAAAAGGGCTAAAATCAGATTTGGGTTATTAATAACTGGGTTAGCAACATTAGTTGTGAGTGGTTGTTCTAACTTCAATAGCAGGACTTTAGAAGCAGAAAGGAGTAATTCTCAGATACAAAGAAATACTTCATCCACTTCAGTAGCTCCCCCACCTATTATCGCATCTACTGGTGATCCTAACTTTGTAGTGGCAGTAGTACAAAAGGTAGGTGGTGCGGTTGTCCGGATTGATGCAGCGAGAACTGTTACATCCCAAGTACCTAATGAATTTTCTGATCCATTTTTCCAGCGCTTTTTTGGGAATAGAATTCCCCAACCCACAGAAAGAGTGGAAAGGGGTAGCGGTTCCGGATTTATTATTAATTCCTCTGGGCAAATTTTAACTAATTCTCATGTTGTAGATGGTGCAGATAAGGTGACTGTAACCTTAAAAGATGGGAGAAGATTTGATGGTGAAGTATTAGGAGAAGATCCGGTTACGGATGTGGCCGTGATTCAAATTAAGGCTAATAATTTACCCACTTTAGCTGTAGGTGATTCTAATACTTTACAACCAGGAGAACCTGTAATTGCGATTGGTAATCCTTTAGGTTTAAATAATACTGTGACTTCGGGAATTATTAGTGCTACAGATCGCTCTAGTAGTGATATTGGTGCTAGTGATAAACGGGTAGATTATTTACAAACTGATGCAGCAATTAATCCTGGTAATTCTGGTGGGCCTTTGCTTAACTCTCGTGGTGAAGTAATTGGTATGAATACCGCAATTATCCAAGGAGCGCAAGGTTTGGGTTTTGCAATTCCTATGAATACAGTACAGAAAATTGCCCAGGAATTAATTAGTAAAGGTAGGGTAGATCATCCTTATTTGGGTGTACAAATGATAACGCTTACGCCGGAAATTAAAGAAAGAATAATTAATAGAACTGGTGGTAGAGTTAACATAGTTTCTAATCAAGGTGTTTTATTAGTAAGAATTATTCCCCAATCACCAGCAGCACGTGGTGGACTCAGAGGAGGTGATGTGGTGACAAGTATCAATAATCAAACGATTACCAATGTGGAAGAAATACAAAAAATTGTTGAAAATAGTCAAATTGGTACTCCTTTAGTCATGGAAGTAGAACGAAATGGACAACCTTTGAAATTAACAGTGAGTCCTGCACCTTTACCAGTGCGATCGCAAAATTAA
- the dhaL gene encoding dihydroxyacetone kinase subunit DhaL: protein MVTQVQIIEWLQVFASVIRHHKEELTELDAAIGDADHGINMDRGLKKVSNILPSVEGKDISSIFKTVSMALISSVGGASGPLYGTWFLRASSATAGKQELTATDLSEVLKAGLNGMTERGKAQLGDKTMVDVLSPAVVAFEQAANEGKDTVAALRIAVTAAEQGLQATIPMIAKKGRASYLGDRSIGHQDPGGTSAYWMLRSLFEVLEGSGV from the coding sequence ATGGTTACTCAGGTGCAGATTATTGAATGGTTACAAGTATTTGCTTCTGTTATTAGGCATCATAAGGAAGAGTTGACAGAATTAGATGCTGCCATTGGCGATGCTGATCATGGCATCAATATGGATAGGGGTTTGAAAAAGGTCAGCAATATTTTACCCAGTGTGGAAGGGAAGGATATTAGCAGTATTTTCAAAACTGTGAGTATGGCTTTGATATCGAGTGTGGGTGGTGCAAGTGGTCCTTTGTATGGGACATGGTTTTTGAGGGCTAGTTCTGCAACTGCGGGTAAGCAAGAATTAACAGCAACGGATTTATCAGAGGTACTGAAAGCTGGATTAAATGGGATGACTGAGCGTGGTAAAGCGCAGTTAGGAGATAAGACTATGGTTGATGTGCTATCTCCGGCTGTAGTGGCTTTTGAACAAGCTGCCAATGAAGGAAAGGATACAGTGGCAGCTTTGAGGATAGCTGTAACCGCTGCCGAACAAGGATTACAGGCAACTATACCTATGATAGCGAAAAAGGGTAGAGCGAGTTATTTAGGCGATCGCAGTATCGGACATCAAGATCCGGGGGGTACTTCTGCCTATTGGATGTTGCGGAGTTTGTTTGAGGTGTTAGAAGGTTCTGGGGTTTAG
- a CDS encoding nuclease-related domain-containing protein, which produces MLPPKKRQPGEYIRKLGEQRQQSAILRYALAGGVFVGTLFLVSIFSNSSVGIVLFLGGLTTSYYLYSNGQYLMKRAGDAQNGAKAETQVAALLLPLQRQGWQVEYNLRIRKWGDADVVLYSPKGNWFVIDVKSHSGTKVYESGRLRKCYGRNTYDFQEGDLISKVKGQASEVKSLKNARWVTGMLCFTRGDVDIPGNNAGGVYVVTANNLVNTLLQLDS; this is translated from the coding sequence ATGTTGCCACCAAAAAAAAGACAGCCAGGAGAATATATCCGTAAATTGGGTGAGCAGAGACAGCAGTCTGCCATCTTACGCTATGCTCTGGCAGGAGGTGTTTTTGTTGGCACACTATTTTTAGTCAGTATCTTCAGTAATTCTTCCGTGGGAATAGTCCTGTTTTTAGGGGGATTAACAACCTCTTACTACCTATACTCCAATGGGCAATACCTCATGAAACGTGCTGGTGACGCTCAAAACGGTGCTAAAGCCGAAACCCAAGTAGCTGCATTATTGCTCCCGTTGCAACGTCAAGGATGGCAAGTAGAATACAACCTGCGAATTAGGAAATGGGGAGATGCAGATGTAGTTTTATACTCTCCCAAAGGTAATTGGTTCGTGATTGATGTCAAGTCTCACAGTGGAACTAAAGTTTATGAAAGTGGTCGTCTGCGAAAGTGCTACGGTAGAAATACTTATGATTTTCAAGAAGGTGATTTGATTAGCAAAGTCAAAGGTCAAGCTTCAGAAGTCAAATCTTTAAAAAATGCCCGATGGGTGACAGGAATGCTATGTTTTACACGGGGTGATGTTGATATTCCTGGTAATAATGCTGGTGGCGTTTATGTTGTCACTGCCAATAATTTGGTTAACACTTTGTTACAGTTGGATAGCTAA